From the genome of Papaver somniferum cultivar HN1 chromosome 2, ASM357369v1, whole genome shotgun sequence, one region includes:
- the LOC113350027 gene encoding uncharacterized protein LOC113350027 isoform X2: MRRKIDVFLADSGVPFVPAEPPVDWDTISIEVQDTVPNNKRLRHDANSDSDHDNGGLQQPFLRNNQMNEGDDSSVSRDSSAGDVSSGEQQLCEDWRKIGVLDCNASYEIFGFAII; this comes from the exons ATGAG GAGGAAAATAGATGTATTTCTAGCAGATTCTGGTGTTCCTTTTGTCCCAGCTGAACCTCCTGTAGATTGGGATACAATCTCTATTGAGGTACAGGACACTGTACCTAACAATAAGCGACTCCGTCATGACGCAAATTCTG ATAGTGATCATGATAACGGGGGTCTCCAACAACCATTTCTTCGGAATAATCAGATGAATGAAGGTGATGATTCCTCGGTAAGCAGAGATTCTTCTGCAGGAGATGTTTCTTCCGGAGAACAACAGTTATGTGAGGATTGGAGAAAAATAGGGGTTCTTGATTGTAATGCGAGTTATGAAATCTTTGGCTTTGCTATAATATAA
- the LOC113350027 gene encoding uncharacterized protein LOC113350027 isoform X1, translated as MKMKFLPEGEVGKETVNPIERPVLEKLTPDLSAHRRKIDVFLADSGVPFVPAEPPVDWDTISIEVQDTVPNNKRLRHDANSDSDHDNGGLQQPFLRNNQMNEGDDSSVSRDSSAGDVSSGEQQLCEDWRKIGVLDCNASYEIFGFAII; from the exons ATGAAAATGAAATTTCTGCCTGAAGGAGAAGTAGGGAAAGAAACTGTGAACCCTATTGAAAGACCGGTGCTAGAAAAACTGACACCCGATTTATCTGCTCACAGGAGGAAAATAGATGTATTTCTAGCAGATTCTGGTGTTCCTTTTGTCCCAGCTGAACCTCCTGTAGATTGGGATACAATCTCTATTGAGGTACAGGACACTGTACCTAACAATAAGCGACTCCGTCATGACGCAAATTCTG ATAGTGATCATGATAACGGGGGTCTCCAACAACCATTTCTTCGGAATAATCAGATGAATGAAGGTGATGATTCCTCGGTAAGCAGAGATTCTTCTGCAGGAGATGTTTCTTCCGGAGAACAACAGTTATGTGAGGATTGGAGAAAAATAGGGGTTCTTGATTGTAATGCGAGTTATGAAATCTTTGGCTTTGCTATAATATAA